From Jiangella mangrovi:
GTACTCCTCGAGCAGCCGGCCGACCCTGATGGCCTTGGACACCGAGAAGGCGCCGTTGGCGTCGGCGTTGATCGCGACGTCCGGACCCAGCGTCTCGCGGATGAGCGGGACGAGCTTCTCGGTGCGTCCGGGCGCGGCGTCGGTGTCGCGTCCCATGACCTCGTGGAGCCGCACCTTGACGCACCTGAACCCGTAGGTCTCCACCAGTTCGGTGAGCCGTTCGGCCTCGGCCTCGGGCGTGATCCTCCGGCTCATGCTGGAGGCGTAGACGGGCACGCTGTCGCGGGCCTTGCCGCCGAGCAGGTTGTAGACGGGCTGACCCGTGACCTGACCGAGCAGGTCCCAGATCGCCGTGTCGATACCGCTCAGGGCGCGCAGCGCGAACGTGCTGGGGAACTTGTAGGTGTCGCGGACGAACCGCTGCGTGAGGACGTCGATGCTCCACGGGTCCGCGCCGAGGAAATGCGGCGCTACGAACTCGTGCAGCAGGTGCACGCTGAGGTCGGCGCGGTGCTGCGAGATCTGCCCGATCCCCTCGGCGCCGTCGTCGGTCCGAATCCGCACGACGGCCAGTTCCACGTCGCGCTGGAAGGTCTCGATCGACTCGATCCTCATGCCGCGTCCTCCGTCGACGTCGGTTCTGGCTCAGCCGCCACGAGGAAGTCGGAGACCACCTGGGCGAAGGCGCGCGGGGTGTCGACGGCGGGCAGGTGCCCCGCGTCGGGGATCACCTCGACCCGGCTCCCCAGCACCGCCGCCGCGATCGCCTCGGCGTCCGACAGCGGCGACCGGTCGTCACGGTCACCGACGACCACGAGGGCCGGGCAGCGGACGGCGTCCAGCGCGGCCCGCATGTCGGCGCGGTAGCACGCCTCGGCGACCTGCAGGTAGTCGTCCCTGCTGATGGCGGCGATCTGGCCGACGAGCTCGGCCTTTAGCCCGGGCTCCGGGTGACTCTTGAGTGTGCGGCCCAGGTACAGCTCGGCGAAGCCTGCCATGCCGGCCTCGGCGGTCTCGCGCACGGCTCGCTCGAGCCGGGTCGCGGCCTCGGCGTCGGGCAGGAAGGGGTAGGAGTCCGCGATCACGAGCCGGCTCACCTGTTGGGGCCGGGTGGCGGCGTAGTGGGCGGCCTGCATCCCGCCGAGCGACAGGCCGACCAACGTCACCGGGCCGTCGGCCGTGTCGGCGAGGATGCGCTCGAGATCGTCGCTCCACTCCTTGAGCCCCACCCCCGCCCCGACACCGCGGCCGCCGTGCCCCAGCGTCGTCGGGGTGTGGACGGTCGCGGCGGGATCGACGTGGGCCAGGGTCGGCGCCCACATCGCGCCGGAGAGTCCGAGGCTGTGGAGCAGGACGGTCGTGCCCGGCCATGGCAGCCGGTCGAGCTCGTGCATGTGCGTCACCTTTCGGAGGAACCGCAGGGTCGGGGCGCCTGTCGTGGTCACCCCGTGGGGATGACCACGACCTCGTGGTCGACGATCCGGGGCACGTCGAGCGCCAGCACGTCGCCGTCGGCCGAGACCTCGATCTCCCCGCCGCTGACGGCGAGTCGTGCGATGCGCGGCGCCGCGCCGCCGGGCGAGGCCCCGGCCGTCAGCTCGACGTGGATGGGCCCCACCGGGATGTACTCGTGCATCGGGGCGCGCCAGGTGCCGGAGCCGCTCAGATTGACCAGGTGCAGCACGTGGCTGCCGTCGCCGCGCACGTACAGGTGCGCGTCGATGGTCCCCACGCCGGAGATCGTCACGGGCTGACGGCCGTGAGCGGCCCAGCGCACGGCGTTGGCGAGCAGGACGGCGTGGTCGGGCTGGAAGCCGCGGCCGAAGCACCGGTCGACGTCGGCCGGGAAGTACGCCACCCGGCCACCGCTCTCGCGGACCAGCAGGCACGGGACGCCGGTGGCCGGGAACCGCTGCCACGACGTCTCCGGCGGCACAACGGGGAACGGTGCCACGAACGTCAGCAGCGCCTCGGCGTCGGTCGCCTCGACGCACTCGACGCGGCCGCCGAACGGGAGCTGGTTGGTGCGGACGAAGCCGTCGAGCACCGGATGCCTGGTCGTCGCCTCGTCGTCCCAACGCACCGGGATGTGCAGGTACGTGTGGGTGGGCGCCGCCTCCCAGCTCGTCACGGGATGGCGCATGGCGCCGAGGTGCGCGTGCTTCGCGCTCGCGCCGAAGACGTCGGCGAGGCCGAAGTCCTCGCGGCGCACGCCGTCCTCGTCGTACAGGCTGCTCTCGCCGGTGGCGACGAGTCCGCCGCCGGCCTGCACGAACCGGCGGATGGCGGCACAGTGGTCGTCCGAGAGCGCGCCGACCGACGCCAGCACGAGCACATCGATGCCGTCGAGCTGCGACTCGAGCCGGCTCACGTGGATCGGCACGTACCCGATGCCCGCCCGCACCAGGGCGTCCACGACCCCGAAGTGCGGCAGCTGGGTCCGCAGCTCCGGGTCGTCGCGGCCGTAGAAGTCGGTGTTGTCCTGCGACCAGACCAGGCCGACGTTCGCCACCGGCCGGCGGTCGGTGAGGAGGTCCTCGTGGTCACGGTGCCAGGTGAAGGTCGGCGCCGCGATGTCGTACTGGCGGTGGTCCTCGCTGTGCGCGCCGATGTGGTGCCACCAGGGGTGCAGGCCGCCGGCGATCCCCTCGACCATCCACATCCGCGCCTCGGGCTCGGCCTGGGCGCTCGTCCGGAACGGCGGCTTCTGGAAGTTGTACATGGCCGTGTTCTCGGCGGCGACGTGCCGCCAGCCCTGGAGCCCGCGGATCAGCTTGCCGCCGTGCGCGTTCTCCTGGAAGCCGAGGTGCTGGCGGTACTGGTGGTCGAGCAGGATGTACGGGGTGCGGTCGCTGATCCGCTTCAGGTCCCGGAACCGCCGCGACTGGTGCTCCACGTGCGGGCTGTTCATGCCCATCCACAGGCAGTCCGGCCCGCCCACGGACCTGGTGACCTCGTTGAACCGGTCCCAGATCTCGATGCGCCGGTCGTAGTTCCAGCGGATCCAGCGCCGATAGACGGGGTCGTCCCAGTCGTGGTTCGCCGGCAGCGCCTCGCCCACGGCATCGCGGAACCCGGCGGCGCAGTTGCGGCAGTAGCAGATCCGCTCTCGGGGCAGGCCGCTCCAGTTGTTGTCCGCGAACCCGTCGGGCCGGTAGCGCTCGATGACCTCGGTGAGCACCTGCGGGATGTAGGTGTCGTAGTACGGGCTGTTGACGCACGAGTGGTACCGGCCGGTCGAGGTGTACGGGACGCCGTCCGCGTCGACGCAGAACCAGTCGGGGTGCTCGTCGTAGAAGCGCTGGTCCGCCCGGTTGCAGTCCATGCGGGCCACCACCGTCAGGCCGCGCTCGCGGGCCGCCTCGACGATCTCGCCGAACAGGTCGCGCCCACCCAGGTACTGCGCCCGATAGTGCAGCGGGAAGCGGCTGGGGTAGTAGGCCACGATGCCGCCGGCGTTGACGACGACGCCCTGCACCGCCGTCTTCTCCCACTGCGCGATCCACAGGTCGTGGTCGTAACGGTCCGGATCGATCTCGGTGAGGTTCGTCTGCCCCCACCTCAGGGTCCTCTCGTACCACGGTCCGTCGGAGTCGCTTATGGCCACAGAATCCCTCCAGGCTGACACGATATGCAGTTAATCCTGTCAGACAATATGAGAGGCGCCGAGAGGGGTCAACCGTCTTGCCAGGCCCTTACCTGCATGTCACTATGGCATGTCTGACAATCGTGCATGACGGCGATAGGGAGATTCAGTGACGGCGCTGCAATCGGAGCGGTCGACGGACCTCAGGACCTTGGACTGGTACCACGACGCCACGCGGTGGACCCAGCTCACCTTCACCGAGGACGACCCGAAGACCCTCGACGTCGACTTCTGGATCGACGTCATGCGCCGTATCGATTCCCGCGCCCTGTGCCTGAGCGCCGGCGGCTACATGGCGTTCTACCCGACAGCGGTGCCGCACCACTACCGCAGTACGTTCCTCGGTGACTCCGACCCATTCGGTGCCCTGGTCGAGGGCGCGCGGAGCCTCGGGATGCACGTCATGGCCCGGATCGACCCGCACGCGACGCACGAGGCGGCCGCGCAGGCCCACCCGGAGTGGATCGCGCACGAGGAGGACGGCACGCCCATCAGGCACGCGTCGATGCCCGGGGTGTACTGGACCGACCCGTTCAGCACTCACCACAGCGAGTTCGTCACCGAGATTTCGCGCGAGATCGTGCGCGAGTACGACGTCGACGCGGTCTTCGCGAACCGCTGGGAGGGGCACGCCGCCGCCACCATTTCCTACTCCCCCGGCACGGCGGCTCGGTTCCGGGCCGACACCGGGGTGGACCTGCCGTCCAAGAGCAACCCCGGCGACCCTGCCTGGGAGGTGTTCGCGCAGTGGCGCAGCCTCCGGCTGAGCGAGCTCGTCGTGCAGTGGGACGATGCCGTGCGCTCGGTCAAGCCGCACGTGCGGTTCATCCCCAACCGCGGCATGAAGCTGACGCGCGGGCTGGTCCCCGAACTCGTGCGGGACCGGTACCCGTTCTTCGTGGTGGACAAGCAGGGCCGCTACGACCTCGACGCCTCGTGGGTGGCCGGACGGGTCAGCAAGCTGGGCCGTGGGCTGCATCCCGATCGGCCGGTCGCGTTGCTGACGTCAGTGGGCCCCGAGTCGCGGGTGCTGCGGTGGAAGGACGCCGTCGCCAATCCGGACGAGACGATGAGCCTCATCGTCGACGGGTTCGCGCAGGGCGCCCGCCCGTGGTTCTCCAAGTTCAAGGCCGAGTGCTTCGACAAGCGCTGGGTGCCGACCATCGAGAAGGCGTTCGCGCTGCACGCCCGGTGCGAGCCGGTGCTCGGCCGGCTGCGCTACACCGCCGAGATCGCCGTACTCGACAACGCGCCGGCCACCCTGCCCGTTCCGGTGCCGGCCGCCGACGGCGAGGCCGACGACACCGGCTTCTACCACGCCCTGGTCCAGTCGCGGCTGCCCTTCGAGTACATCGCCGACGAGGGGTTGAGCCTGGAGCGGCTGCTGCGCTACCGGGTGCTGATCCTCCCCGCCTGCCGCGACCTGAGCCCCGAGCACGTCGCCATGATCGAGCAGTTCGTCGCGGCCGGCGGCAGCGTGGTGTCGGCCTTCGACTCGTCGGTCCGGGGCACCGGGGACTCCGCGGAGCTGGGCCTGGGCGAGCTGCTGGGGGTGCGGCTCGTGGGCGGCGTGCGCGGCCCGCTCAAGAACAAGTACATGACCATCGAGCGCGAGCACGACCTGTCCGAGGGCTTCGGCGTCGCCCAGCGCATCGTCGCCGGCACGCGGGTGCTGGAGGTCGAGGCCGTCGGCGACGCCGAGGAGATCTTCCGGTTCGTCCCCGACTACCCCGACCTGCCGATGGAGGAGGTCTACCCGCGGCCCGGGCGCACCAGCGCGGCCGTCGTGACGCGGACGCATCCCTCCGGCGGGCGGACGGTGCACTTGGCCTTCAACGTCGGCGACGTCTACTGGCAGGCGCTGCAGTCCGATCACCTGCGGCTCATCACCAACGCCGTCCACTGGTGCATGGGCGAGCGACGCCCCCAGGTCGAGGTCCGCGGCGCCGGGCTCGTCGATGTCGCGGTGCAGGAGGGCGAGAACGAGCGGGCCGTCATCCTGGTCAACCTCAACAACCCGATGGCGATGCGCGGGCAGCTGCACGAGATGCTGCCCATGCACGACCAGGAGGTGCTGATCCAGCTTCCCGACGGCGTGACGGCGCCGCAAGCCCGCCTCGTCGTCGCCGACCGGCCGGCCCCGGTCGAGGTTCGCGACGGCGTCGCACGAGTGATCGTCGAACGCATCGAGTGGCTCGAGATCGTCCACCTGACCTGGGCACAGGGAGTGGACTGATGGGTGAGCGATGGTGGCGCGAGCCGTTTCGGACCGTGCAGACGAACATCCGCGAGATCGATGTCGACATGGACGTCGAGGCGGTGCTCGATTTCATCGAGGACTACGGTGCGGACACCTGGCTGCTCAGCGTGGCGGGAATCGTCGCCAACTACCCCAGTGACCTGCACTGGCAGACGGTGAACCCGTTCCTGGCTGCTCGAGCCTCAGGCGACCTCGTCGGCGACGCCGTCGCGGCCGCACGCGATCGGGGGATTCGCGTGGTGGGCCGGATGGACTTCCAGAAGCTCGATGCGCGGCGGGCCGAGCTGCACCCGGACTGGACCTATGTCAGCGCCGACCGTCGCCGCCAGGTTTACAACGGCTACATCAGCGCCTGCCCGAACGGCGCCTATTACCAGGACGGGATGTTCGCCGTCGTCGAGGAGGCGGTCGGCCGCTACGAGCTCAGTGGCGTCTTCGTCAACGGCCTCTCGATCAAGGCATTCGGCGAGCGGGACTATTCCGGACGCTACTGGGGCGTCTGCCACTGCGATCGCTGTCAGGCCGGCTTCGCGGATTTCGCCCCCGGCGTG
This genomic window contains:
- a CDS encoding beta-galactosidase, with the translated sequence MAISDSDGPWYERTLRWGQTNLTEIDPDRYDHDLWIAQWEKTAVQGVVVNAGGIVAYYPSRFPLHYRAQYLGGRDLFGEIVEAARERGLTVVARMDCNRADQRFYDEHPDWFCVDADGVPYTSTGRYHSCVNSPYYDTYIPQVLTEVIERYRPDGFADNNWSGLPRERICYCRNCAAGFRDAVGEALPANHDWDDPVYRRWIRWNYDRRIEIWDRFNEVTRSVGGPDCLWMGMNSPHVEHQSRRFRDLKRISDRTPYILLDHQYRQHLGFQENAHGGKLIRGLQGWRHVAAENTAMYNFQKPPFRTSAQAEPEARMWMVEGIAGGLHPWWHHIGAHSEDHRQYDIAAPTFTWHRDHEDLLTDRRPVANVGLVWSQDNTDFYGRDDPELRTQLPHFGVVDALVRAGIGYVPIHVSRLESQLDGIDVLVLASVGALSDDHCAAIRRFVQAGGGLVATGESSLYDEDGVRREDFGLADVFGASAKHAHLGAMRHPVTSWEAAPTHTYLHIPVRWDDEATTRHPVLDGFVRTNQLPFGGRVECVEATDAEALLTFVAPFPVVPPETSWQRFPATGVPCLLVRESGGRVAYFPADVDRCFGRGFQPDHAVLLANAVRWAAHGRQPVTISGVGTIDAHLYVRGDGSHVLHLVNLSGSGTWRAPMHEYIPVGPIHVELTAGASPGGAAPRIARLAVSGGEIEVSADGDVLALDVPRIVDHEVVVIPTG
- a CDS encoding mandelate racemase/muconate lactonizing enzyme family protein encodes the protein MRIESIETFQRDVELAVVRIRTDDGAEGIGQISQHRADLSVHLLHEFVAPHFLGADPWSIDVLTQRFVRDTYKFPSTFALRALSGIDTAIWDLLGQVTGQPVYNLLGGKARDSVPVYASSMSRRITPEAEAERLTELVETYGFRCVKVRLHEVMGRDTDAAPGRTEKLVPLIRETLGPDVAINADANGAFSVSKAIRVGRLLEEYDYHHFEEPCPYQEIENSAKVAAALDIPVAGGEQDAVLEQIQRMVNMRAVDILQPDVNYIGGMARARRAVLIAEAAGIPCTPHCPNQSLLQVFTLHLATAFGSVSQYQEWGIESYDWVRDLYDPMPQVVGGEVVLGDAPGWGVTVNPDFLATGTRRVSTL
- a CDS encoding alpha/beta fold hydrolase, producing the protein MHELDRLPWPGTTVLLHSLGLSGAMWAPTLAHVDPAATVHTPTTLGHGGRGVGAGVGLKEWSDDLERILADTADGPVTLVGLSLGGMQAAHYAATRPQQVSRLVIADSYPFLPDAEAATRLERAVRETAEAGMAGFAELYLGRTLKSHPEPGLKAELVGQIAAISRDDYLQVAEACYRADMRAALDAVRCPALVVVGDRDDRSPLSDAEAIAAAVLGSRVEVIPDAGHLPAVDTPRAFAQVVSDFLVAAEPEPTSTEDAA
- a CDS encoding family 10 glycosylhydrolase, translating into MTALQSERSTDLRTLDWYHDATRWTQLTFTEDDPKTLDVDFWIDVMRRIDSRALCLSAGGYMAFYPTAVPHHYRSTFLGDSDPFGALVEGARSLGMHVMARIDPHATHEAAAQAHPEWIAHEEDGTPIRHASMPGVYWTDPFSTHHSEFVTEISREIVREYDVDAVFANRWEGHAAATISYSPGTAARFRADTGVDLPSKSNPGDPAWEVFAQWRSLRLSELVVQWDDAVRSVKPHVRFIPNRGMKLTRGLVPELVRDRYPFFVVDKQGRYDLDASWVAGRVSKLGRGLHPDRPVALLTSVGPESRVLRWKDAVANPDETMSLIVDGFAQGARPWFSKFKAECFDKRWVPTIEKAFALHARCEPVLGRLRYTAEIAVLDNAPATLPVPVPAADGEADDTGFYHALVQSRLPFEYIADEGLSLERLLRYRVLILPACRDLSPEHVAMIEQFVAAGGSVVSAFDSSVRGTGDSAELGLGELLGVRLVGGVRGPLKNKYMTIEREHDLSEGFGVAQRIVAGTRVLEVEAVGDAEEIFRFVPDYPDLPMEEVYPRPGRTSAAVVTRTHPSGGRTVHLAFNVGDVYWQALQSDHLRLITNAVHWCMGERRPQVEVRGAGLVDVAVQEGENERAVILVNLNNPMAMRGQLHEMLPMHDQEVLIQLPDGVTAPQARLVVADRPAPVEVRDGVARVIVERIEWLEIVHLTWAQGVD